The DNA sequence CCGATTTTCTGGCTAAGTTTATCCCTTTGCTCAGGCCGGATATCATCATCCAACGGATTTTTGGTATTGCAGATCGAGAGTTGTTGATTGCACCAAATTGGGGTTTTCCAAAATCAAAAATACAGACGGAGATTGATAAAGGTTTGGAAGCGCGTGGAGTAAAACAAGGATCAGCTTACCAAGGTTAATTGGTTAAGCTGACCCTGCAGTATATTAGCTGCTCGGCAGCATATTTTGCTTATTTTTCTTCCAGTATGGTTTTCAAATCCGCCGGGGAGTAGTTGACGGACTTTAACGTCTTGTGATCTCCCTCTCTAAATACGAGATACAGATCATCCACCTTTTTATAATAGGATTCTACGCCTTTGGTGCGGTAGTGCTCCTGCGTTTGTATCGCCTCTTCCTCAGATTTACAAGCTTTGCTCATGTTAGAGCGTTGTACTTCTTCAAATAATGCATTGAACTTATTCTGTAGTCCAAATTCGAGGATAGCACCCGACAGTACGTATTGAATGTCGCAAAGCGCATCGGCTACTTCTACCAAATCATTATTCTGGATTGCTTCTTCCAACTCTTTCAATTCCTCGGCGATGAGCGCAACGCGCAAGGCAGATCTTTTTTCAGAAGGGATTTGTGGGCTATCTAAAATAGGGTGTTGAAAGGTTTTGTGAAATTCAGATACGGATGTTAAGCTTTTAGGATCTATCATGTGCTATTATAATTTTGTCAAAAATAAGCATTTTACCAAGCAATAAAAAAGGTGCTATCTCTAGCACCTTACTTAATTTTCTATTTCATCAAGTGTTTTAGTTGTATCAACTCACGCTCTTCTAAATAACGCCATCTGCCACGTGGTAGATCCTTCTTAGTTAAATTCGCGTACACCACACGGTCTAGTTTTACTACTTCGTATCCTAAGTGCTCGAAAATCCGTCTTACAATCCGATTTTTGCCACTATGTATTTGAATGCCAACTTCTTTCTTACTGGCACCGGTTACGTAACTCACCTCATCCGGTTTGATTAACCCATCTTCCAATTCAATACCGAATTGAATTTTGTTCATATCACCTTGCGACAAGCTCTTGTCTAATTCCACATGATACATTTTGCTGATATTGTTTCTCGGATGAGAAAGTTTTTCTGCCAAATTACCATCATTCGTTAAAAGAAGTAAGCCTGTTGTATTGCGGTCGAGTCTGCCTACCGGATAGATTCTCTCTTTCGTTGCTTTGCTTACTAATTGCATCACCGTTCGTCTTTCTTGTGGATCGTCGGTAGTGGTGATGTAGTCTTTTGGCTTATTTAATAAAACATAAACCATTTTTTCCCGCTTAAGGCGTTCGTTGTTATAACGGATTTCGTCTTTCGCTGGATCTACTTTCGTTCCCAGTTCGATCACGACCTCACCATTCACGGATATTAAGCCTTGCTCGATTAATTCATCTGCTTTTCTTCTCGAACAGATTCCCGAATTGGAGATGTAACGGTTTAAGCGAATGGTACCATCATCTTTTGCCTGTCCAGATGCCGGGTTCTTCGCTTGAGCAAATTTTCTGTTCGGAAAGAATGTTTTTTGCTCTCCATCACCTTCACCAGATCCAAATGTTTTTCTGGTACGGAAATTTGTTCTGTCGCCACCTTTAGACTGATCATCGCGGTCGCTAAAGGATCTCTTTTTGAATCCGTCACGTTGTTTGAAATCCGGGCGGGGAGAGCTGCTTCGGTTGAAGCCATCTTTCTTGCCGAATTTGTCATTACTTCTCGAGCTACCACCACGATCTTCAGAAGATCTACGGTTGTCGCTATTGTACGGTTTACGGTCTTCAGAAGATCTACGGTTGTCGCTGTTGTACGGTTTGCGGTCTTCAGAAGATCTGCGGTTGTCGCTGCTGTATGGTTTGCGGTCTTCAGAAGATCTGCGGTTGTCGCTGTTGTATGGTTTGCGGTCTTCAGAAGATCTGCGGTTGTCGCTGTTGTATGGTTTGCGGTCTTCAGAAGATCTGCGGTTGTCGCTGTTGTATGGTTTGCGGTCTTCAGAAGATCTGCGGTTGTCGCTGTTGTATGGTTTGCGGTCTTCAGAAGATCTGCGGTTGTCGCTGTTGTATGGTTTGCGGTCTTCAGAAGATCTGCGGTTGTCGCTGTTGTACGGTTTACGGTCTTCGGAAGATCTGCGATTGTCACTATTGTAAGGTTTGCGATCTTCACGATCACCAAAGGATTTTTTTGCAAATCCATCGTTGCTGTTTCTTGATCGACTATCTTCTCCTTTAAAACGTTTGTCTGATGAAGAAAAGTTTGATTTAGGACGATCATTACTACGAGACCGGGAGTCTTCGTTGTTTCTACCTCTTCTGGCGCTGTCGTCACGACTGTTCCTTTTATTGTTGAATGGCATAAAGAAATTAAATTAGGATGCAAAGGTACGCTTTTATATGGATTTCTTGCTATAACTATATTGATTTTCTGGAAGTTGTTTCATTGCCACTAAAGGGGACTAATGCTAACTATTTGTTTCCTAGATAAATCCTTTGTATCTTTGTCGGCTCAATTTACCAAGTTATCATTTTCCCCTTGCATACACAAGAATTTGGGGACGGATAACATTAAGGAAGTGGATGATAAAAAAGAAAGCATTAGCTTGTAGTGTGGTACTAGTCGCCGTTTTGCTGACAAAGTTATACTCAAGCTCCAATGTCGAAAAGATGCCTAAAGGGACCAATCCGGTGGCATGGCAGTTCGACAAAGAACAAAAAACAACGGCAATCGTAGACTCGACTGAACGAGATCCCTACTGGAGTGATGTTACATTTGCCGAAGAGGAAGTACCCTTAAATGATCCAGCTGTAAAGAATAAGCTGACGACTTACCTCAAAAGATTTTCCTTCAAGAAGATCCAATCGTATAAGATGCATCGCAAAGCGAATGAGTATCTGCCGCGTATAGCGAAAATACTAGCTTCGTATGGCATTCCGGAAGATTTCAAATACATTCCTGTGGTGGAGAGTGATTTGGATCCACGTACTTCATCTCACAAAGGAGCAGGTGGATATTGGCAGTTCATTCCTGCCACCGCTCGATTGTATGGATTACGTGTAAATGGTGATGCGGACGATCGTATGGATTTAACTAAATCTACACATGCTGCCGCAAAATACTTAAAAGCATTGCACCGAGAATTTGGCGATTGGACATTAGTAGCTGCGGCCTACAATGTAGGTGGGGGTAGCTTAAAGCGGTCTATTCGTCGCCAAGGTACGGAAAGCTATTACGACCTAAATCTTAATAAAGAGACTGGTTCGTATGTGTACAAGATTATCTCTGTGAAATCTGTCATTGAACATCCAGATCGTTTTGGTTACCGAAGATTGGCAAAGGCAAATACGGATGTACAGGAAGATGTCGCGATGATGTAATTGTTATCCGGATTTAACGTATAGAATGGCTGATAGACACAATGTTCATCAGCCATTTTTTTGTGCTGGAAAATTGTGATCAAGATCACCTTTTTCGGTATAGTTGATCATTAGTGCTACAAGGCATCTTTTCTACTTTTGAATGACAAACAAAACCGTAGAATAATGCAATTACAGCAATTTGATTATGACAACAAGATCGTGCGCGACTTTGGTGTGGCCACCATGGTATGGGGGATAGTCGGCATGACCGTCGGCTTGCTTGTTGCGTTGCAGCTGATCTGGCCAGAAATGAATTTTTTAACGCAGTACACCACCTTTGGACGGGTGCGCCCCGTACATACCAATGCGGTTATCTTCGCCTTTGTCGGAAATGGGATTTTCATGGGCGTTTATTATTCTTTACAGCGCGTTTTGAAAGCGCGTATGTTCAACGATACGCTCAGTAAAATTCATTTTTGGGGTTGGCAATTGATTATCGTAGCTTCTGCGATCACTCTTCCGCTAGGCCTCACCAGCTCCCATGAATACGCTGAAATGGAATGGCCAATAGATATTGCCATTACCCTAATCTGGGTTGTATTTGGGATCAATATGTTTGGAACGATTATCAAACGTCGCGAAAGGCACATGTACGTGGCCGTTTGGTTCTACATCGCTACTTTTGTCACGATTGCGGTCTTGCATATCGTGAATTCTATGCAGGTGCCGGTCAGCTTCTGGAAAAGCTATTATATTTATGCCGGTGTACAGGATGCACTCGTGCAATGGTGGTACGGCCACAACGCGGTCGCTTTTTTCCTCACGACGCCCTACCTCGGTATGATGTACTATTTCCTGCCAAAGATGGCCAATCGGCCTATCTATTCTTATCGGCTCAGTATTCTGCATTTCTGGTCACTAATATTTATCTACATCTGGGCAGGTCCGCATCATTTGTTGTACACCGCCTTACCCGGATGGGTGCAATCTTTGGGCGTTGTGTTTTCTGTAATGCTAATCGCTCCGTCATGGGGAGGAATGATTAATGGATTGCTTACGCTGCGTGGTGCCTGGGACAAGGTGCGTCGAGAGCCTACCTTAAAATTTATGGTAGTCGCGCTTACGGCCTATGGCATGGCTACCTTTGAAGGCCCATTGTTATCTCTGAAGCAAGTGAATGCCATTGCACACTTTACCGACTGGATTGTAGCGCACGTACATGTGGGCGCATTAGGTTGGAATGGATTTATGACCTTCTCTATTTTATATTGGATCGTACCGCGGATCTATCGTACCGATCTGTACTCCAAAAAATTAGCAAACGCACATTTCTGGATTGGTACCCTCGGGATTCTCTTTTACGCGATTCCGATGTATTGGGCAGCGGTCGTGCAAGGCCTGATGTGGAAGGACTTTACGCCAGAGGGCGTATTGAGAAATCCAAACTTTCTAGCCACTACCTTGGAAATCATTCCTATGCACATGATGCGTGCTTTTGGTGGCGCATTGTATCTGGCGGGAGCAATCATGATGGCTTACAACTTGACCAAAACCATGCGTAGCGGTCGCTTGCTGGAAAATGAAAGAGCGGAAGCACCTGCGTTGGACAATGCTATTCACGGGGAGAAATACCGCCACCGTCGTCTGGAACGCAAACCGATGTTATTTATGGTGTTGGCGCTCGTCGCTATCCTAATTGGCGGTATGGTGGAGATGATTCCAACATTTACCATGAGTAGCAACGTGCCCAGTATCCCATCTGTAAAACCGTATACAGCCTTAGAGATACAAGGTCGAGATTTGTACATCCGCGAAGGCTGTGTGAACTGCCATTCACAGACGATCCGTCCGTTTCGTTCCGAAACGGCACGCTACGGTGAATACAGTAAGGCCGGCGAATTTGTTTACGATCATCCCTTTTTATGGGGATCCAAGCGTACCGGGCCAGATTTGCAACGTATTGGAGGTAAATATCCACATAAGTGGCATTTTGACCACCTGTTGGATCCGACAATCACCTCTCCAGGAAGTATTATGCCCGCATATCCTTGGCTGATTGAGCAGGAGATCAATTACACCGATTTGCCAAAAAAACTTGAAGTGATGAAGACCTTAGGCGTGCCCTATGCGGAGCAGCAGATCCAACAGGCCATACCAGATGCAAAAAGACAAGCGAAATCCATCGCAGATGCCCTGCATGCTAATCAAGTGGAAGTGGATGCAGACAGGGAGATCATAGCGATGATTGCCTACCTGCAACGTTTGGGTACCGATATCAAAGTCAACAAAGCGCCGACAGCTACTGCTAACGACGATCATTAATAATCAAAAAAGAACAGGCTCATGTTTAAGCAAATATCAAATCTTCATGGCGACGAGATCTACCTTATGGTATCGTTATGGATATTCCTAATCTTCTTTACCGTAGTGATTGTCATGCTATTGACGATGAAAAAGAATTTTACCGCCCACATGGAGCAGATTCCATTGGATGATCAACAGGTAGAAAAAGATACAGAAACCGTTTAATACTTTCATTATGATAGCACATTTGATGACAACGGAGGTGTTGGCCGGGTTTAAGCAATTTCTATTACCAGATGGCGATGTACATCATACGATATTCTTGATTACGTTGGTCGTTGCGATGCTGGTTTTACTGGTAGCGGTGTATAGAATCCATCGGGCCTTACAGGCTATTTATCGGATCAGTTTTCCAGAAAGCTACCGCAATGAGCTGGCACAAAAGGCGAAAATAAGCGCGGTTCGTGCGCAACGTAATAAAGCACGTTGGGATGGTTTGTTAGGTCTACATAAGCTGGAAGAAGAGCATGCATTGGTGATAGAGGATCATGATTTTGACGGGATCGTCGAATTGGATAATCCAATTCCCATTTGGTTCAATGTGCTGTTCTACTCTACTATTATTTTTGGATTGGGCTACTTGTTTTCTTATCACGTATTTGGTTGGGGGCTCAATCAGGATCAGGAATATGCTGTAGAAGTCGTGCAAGCAGAACAAGCCCGGCAATTGTATCTCAGTCAAGTGGCAGATCTGGTCGATGAATCTACAATCACGGTCGATTCTACCGGTTCGCTAGCCCTATCCGGGAAGGCCATATTTGCCGCTAACTGTGCCGCATGTCACGGAGCACAGGGCGAAGGAACCATTGGCCCGAATCTAACTGATCGATACTGGCTGCATGGTGGAGAGATCAGAGATATTTTTAAAACCGTGAAATACGGAGTGCCAGAGAAGGGTATGGTTCCTTGGGAGCAAACACTTACTCCCGGACAGATAGCCGAAGTGAGTAATTATATTTTTTCCCTACGAGATAGTAAGCCATCCAACCCCAAGGCAGCAGAAGGAGTCGAATTAGTATATGAATAGCATATATCACAAAATGGAGTTCAGCAGTCATGGCAGCAACAGCAATAAATAGCAAGCGCAACTGGATATACGCCAAAATGCCGAAAGGCATTTGGTATCAGAGAAGACAATGGGTCGGATATAGTTTGCTACTTATTTTCTTTGTCCTACCTTTTATCAAAATTGGTGGACAGCCCTTGCTGATGCTCAATGTGGTCGAACGCAAGTTCGCTGTGCTTGGCCTATTATTCTATCCACAGGATCTCTATATCTTCGTTTTTGGGATGATGATTGTACTCGTGGCTATCGTACTAATCACGGCTATGGCGGGGCGTGTGTGGTGCGGATGGGCCTGCCCGCAGACCATTTTTATGGAGCTGGTTTTTCGGCGTATCGAATATTGGATAGAAGGCGACTGGATACAACAAAGGCGGACAAATGAGGGGCCGGATACGGATGCCCGCGCATGGAAAAAGCTCTTGAAACATAGTCTGTTTCTATTACTATCCTTCCTGATCGCCAATCTTTTTCTTGCATACATTATTGGTGTAGATGCGCTTTGGCGTATCGTGAAAGAGCCAGTAGAGCAGCACCTGGTTGGTTTTCTATCGCTGATCACTTTTACATTGGTTTTTTATGGCGTATTCGCACATCTTAGAGAAATAGTATGTACTACCATTTGTCCTTATGGCCGTTTACAAAGCGTTTTGTTAGACGAATCAACCATCACAGTGGCCTACGATCACCGACGAGGCGAACCGCGCGGTAAATATAAACGCGAAGCACCACAAAATCTCGGCATGCAGGGCGACTGCGTGGACTGTAAGCTTTGTGTACACGTTTGTCCTACAGGTATTGACATCAGAAATGGTATACAACTAGAATGTGTGAATTGTACCGCCTGTGTTGATGCCTGCGACGCGGTGATGGAAAAGCTACATAAGCCAAAGAGGTTGGTCGGTTTCTATAGTGCCGCTACGTTGGAAGGTGAGCTAAAAAAACGGAAAGGTATCATGAATAGAACCTGGGCCTATACCGCCATACTTTTGGTGTTGTCGCTATTATTTAGCTTTTTACTGGCTGGGCGATCTCTTATAGATGGTCGTTTGCTACGCGCCGCAGGAAGTTCTTATCAACTCCGGGATGATGGAACGGTGAGCAACCTTTATACATTGGAGCTTACGAATAAGTCGGGGAAAGACATGCCATTTACATTGAAGAGCGAGGATGCTACGATCTCATTACAGCGAGTCAATGCAATCGATTCTCTAAAACCAGATGGCAAAGCAATGCTAAGTTTCTTTTTATGTACACCAAATCATCACGTCAAAAAGTATAAAACAGATGTGAAAGTACAGATCATCTCAAATAGCAAGGTCATCAAATCCTTGAAGACCACCTTTATTGCCCCGACAGGCAAGCGGGATAAATCATAGTATTGACTTAAAAATTAGAGCACATGAATTGGGGAGGAAGTATTATAGCTGGAATGGGCGCCTTTATGGCCTTCATAATAGGGTCTGTTTTTTACATGGTCGGTCAAGATACCGACACATTGGAAGAAGATAACTACTACGATAAAGGAATACACTACAGCGAAGTGTATACACGGAAGGAAAACCTACAGCGGGATCAAGCAATGCCGACGCTCCGTTTAAAAGGCGATAGCCTGTGCATATATTTCACCACCTCGGGCAATAAAGGAATGTCTCAGTGGAAAAGA is a window from the Sphingobacterium sp. lm-10 genome containing:
- a CDS encoding nucleoside triphosphate pyrophosphohydrolase family protein, which codes for MIDPKSLTSVSEFHKTFQHPILDSPQIPSEKRSALRVALIAEELKELEEAIQNNDLVEVADALCDIQYVLSGAILEFGLQNKFNALFEEVQRSNMSKACKSEEEAIQTQEHYRTKGVESYYKKVDDLYLVFREGDHKTLKSVNYSPADLKTILEEK
- a CDS encoding pseudouridine synthase, translated to MPFNNKRNSRDDSARRGRNNEDSRSRSNDRPKSNFSSSDKRFKGEDSRSRNSNDGFAKKSFGDREDRKPYNSDNRRSSEDRKPYNSDNRRSSEDRKPYNSDNRRSSEDRKPYNSDNRRSSEDRKPYNSDNRRSSEDRKPYNSDNRRSSEDRKPYNSDNRRSSEDRKPYSSDNRRSSEDRKPYNSDNRRSSEDRKPYNSDNRRSSEDRGGSSRSNDKFGKKDGFNRSSSPRPDFKQRDGFKKRSFSDRDDQSKGGDRTNFRTRKTFGSGEGDGEQKTFFPNRKFAQAKNPASGQAKDDGTIRLNRYISNSGICSRRKADELIEQGLISVNGEVVIELGTKVDPAKDEIRYNNERLKREKMVYVLLNKPKDYITTTDDPQERRTVMQLVSKATKERIYPVGRLDRNTTGLLLLTNDGNLAEKLSHPRNNISKMYHVELDKSLSQGDMNKIQFGIELEDGLIKPDEVSYVTGASKKEVGIQIHSGKNRIVRRIFEHLGYEVVKLDRVVYANLTKKDLPRGRWRYLEERELIQLKHLMK
- a CDS encoding lytic transglycosylase domain-containing protein, producing MIKKKALACSVVLVAVLLTKLYSSSNVEKMPKGTNPVAWQFDKEQKTTAIVDSTERDPYWSDVTFAEEEVPLNDPAVKNKLTTYLKRFSFKKIQSYKMHRKANEYLPRIAKILASYGIPEDFKYIPVVESDLDPRTSSHKGAGGYWQFIPATARLYGLRVNGDADDRMDLTKSTHAAAKYLKALHREFGDWTLVAAAYNVGGGSLKRSIRRQGTESYYDLNLNKETGSYVYKIISVKSVIEHPDRFGYRRLAKANTDVQEDVAMM
- the ccoN gene encoding cytochrome-c oxidase, cbb3-type subunit I is translated as MQLQQFDYDNKIVRDFGVATMVWGIVGMTVGLLVALQLIWPEMNFLTQYTTFGRVRPVHTNAVIFAFVGNGIFMGVYYSLQRVLKARMFNDTLSKIHFWGWQLIIVASAITLPLGLTSSHEYAEMEWPIDIAITLIWVVFGINMFGTIIKRRERHMYVAVWFYIATFVTIAVLHIVNSMQVPVSFWKSYYIYAGVQDALVQWWYGHNAVAFFLTTPYLGMMYYFLPKMANRPIYSYRLSILHFWSLIFIYIWAGPHHLLYTALPGWVQSLGVVFSVMLIAPSWGGMINGLLTLRGAWDKVRREPTLKFMVVALTAYGMATFEGPLLSLKQVNAIAHFTDWIVAHVHVGALGWNGFMTFSILYWIVPRIYRTDLYSKKLANAHFWIGTLGILFYAIPMYWAAVVQGLMWKDFTPEGVLRNPNFLATTLEIIPMHMMRAFGGALYLAGAIMMAYNLTKTMRSGRLLENERAEAPALDNAIHGEKYRHRRLERKPMLFMVLALVAILIGGMVEMIPTFTMSSNVPSIPSVKPYTALEIQGRDLYIREGCVNCHSQTIRPFRSETARYGEYSKAGEFVYDHPFLWGSKRTGPDLQRIGGKYPHKWHFDHLLDPTITSPGSIMPAYPWLIEQEINYTDLPKKLEVMKTLGVPYAEQQIQQAIPDAKRQAKSIADALHANQVEVDADREIIAMIAYLQRLGTDIKVNKAPTATANDDH
- a CDS encoding cbb3-type cytochrome c oxidase N-terminal domain-containing protein — encoded protein: MIAHLMTTEVLAGFKQFLLPDGDVHHTIFLITLVVAMLVLLVAVYRIHRALQAIYRISFPESYRNELAQKAKISAVRAQRNKARWDGLLGLHKLEEEHALVIEDHDFDGIVELDNPIPIWFNVLFYSTIIFGLGYLFSYHVFGWGLNQDQEYAVEVVQAEQARQLYLSQVADLVDESTITVDSTGSLALSGKAIFAANCAACHGAQGEGTIGPNLTDRYWLHGGEIRDIFKTVKYGVPEKGMVPWEQTLTPGQIAEVSNYIFSLRDSKPSNPKAAEGVELVYE
- the ccoG gene encoding cytochrome c oxidase accessory protein CcoG, which encodes MAATAINSKRNWIYAKMPKGIWYQRRQWVGYSLLLIFFVLPFIKIGGQPLLMLNVVERKFAVLGLLFYPQDLYIFVFGMMIVLVAIVLITAMAGRVWCGWACPQTIFMELVFRRIEYWIEGDWIQQRRTNEGPDTDARAWKKLLKHSLFLLLSFLIANLFLAYIIGVDALWRIVKEPVEQHLVGFLSLITFTLVFYGVFAHLREIVCTTICPYGRLQSVLLDESTITVAYDHRRGEPRGKYKREAPQNLGMQGDCVDCKLCVHVCPTGIDIRNGIQLECVNCTACVDACDAVMEKLHKPKRLVGFYSAATLEGELKKRKGIMNRTWAYTAILLVLSLLFSFLLAGRSLIDGRLLRAAGSSYQLRDDGTVSNLYTLELTNKSGKDMPFTLKSEDATISLQRVNAIDSLKPDGKAMLSFFLCTPNHHVKKYKTDVKVQIISNSKVIKSLKTTFIAPTGKRDKS
- a CDS encoding FixH family protein is translated as MNWGGSIIAGMGAFMAFIIGSVFYMVGQDTDTLEEDNYYDKGIHYSEVYTRKENLQRDQAMPTLRLKGDSLCIYFTTSGNKGMSQWKRPSNARLDTEQHFQTAADSVVLPLASYERGNWQIELTWEGEGTAYQSIHHLFIP